One Tenebrio molitor chromosome 2, icTenMoli1.1, whole genome shotgun sequence genomic region harbors:
- the PIP5K59B gene encoding phosphatidylinositol 4-phosphate 5-kinase type-1 alpha isoform X6 has protein sequence MASGDTIETIEVVEPSLTINMNNAKDPGGVHESLDESEDKDTATHRTPQDAGQKLSANVAKTKAEREKERERKIGHRRVGVGGEITYKKIQTSQIMGSIQLGIQHAVGGLASKPERDLLMQDFMTVETTNFPSEGSNHTPAHHFSEFKFKNYAPIAFRYFRDLFGIQPDDFLMSMCDSPLRELSNPGASGSIFYLTSDDEFIIKTVQHKEGEFLQKLLPGYYMNLNQNPRTLLPKFFGLYCYQCNSKNVRLVIMNNLLPSSVVMHQKYDLKGSTYKRKASKAESLKRSPTYKDLDFMEHHPEGILMEADTYNALIKTIHRDCRVLESFKIMDYSLLLTIHNLDQAQREKLVMEQRSRTNLEEVPEEGTLADPSGAMIHSERERELDDRIGAAALNRSRSINRQRLVAHSTAMESIQAESEPIDEDEDVPPGGIPARNAKGERLLLFIGVIDILQSYRLKKKLEHTWKSMIHDGDTVSVHRPSFYAARFQKFMAEKVFKKIPSLDLPEIKGNHRKFRTLVTSYIALKHSPSKRKSLSRPLRPHEELDSNTTVQAQVNASQQNGSKTVSPTDTIPAKISPPSYQYPSVTASGTPLTSPPASSYPAVLVGRSSNESKPKVPPPVPPRGTPKAKKGSVNGKGVAPSCCSTPPPTFDEVLEQRASVPLEGVPSSTPARVRVASHHHVTTVKNYRDDVVSITDIKLESRAETKSSLSVESGSSGAGHSSHSRGLAWTPPASVEGSTPTWTEGTPSFTESSSSGDMDASLRNKRR, from the exons CTCTTTAACAATAAATATGAACAATGCGAAGGACCCGGGAGGAGTACACGAGTCCCTCGACGAGAGTGAAG ATAAGGATACCGCCACACACAGAACACCCCAGGAT GCCGGCCAGAAACTGTCTGCAAATGTGGCGAAAACGAAAGCGGAAAGGGAGAAGGAGAGGGAGAGGAAGATCGGCCACCGGAGGGTGGGCGTGGGTGGAGAGATCACCTACAAGAAGATCCAGACTAGTCAAATTATGGGCTCCATACAGCTAG GTATTCAACATGCCGTCGGGGGTCTGGCGTCGAAGCCCGAGCGCGATCTGTTGATGCAAGACTTCATGACCGTCGAGACGACGAATTTTCCGAGCGAGGGCTCCAATCACACTCCGGCTCATCACTTTTCCGAGTTCAAATTTAAGAATTACGCCCCGATAGCTTTTAGATATTTTCGAGACTTGTTCGGAATACAGCCCGACGATTTTTTA ATGTCGATGTGTGATAGTCCTTTAAGAGAATTGTCCAACCCCGGAGCCAGCGGTTCGATATTTTACTTGACCAGCGACgatgaatttattattaagacTGTGCAACACAAGGAGGGGGAGTTTTTGCAGAAGTTATTGCCCG GTTACTATATGAATCTGAATCAAAATCCGAGGACGTTACTGCCGAAGTTCTTCGGCCTGTACTGTTATCAATGCAATAGCAAAAACGTAAGACTGGTAATTATGAATAATCTGTTGCCTAGTTCGGTAGTGATGCATCAAAAGTATGATCTCAAAGGGAGCACCTACAAGAGGAAG GCATCGAAGGCCGAGAGCTTGAAGCGCTCGCCGACTTACAAGGATCTGGACTTCATGGAACACCATCCCGAGGGGATCCTGATGGAAGCCGACACCTACAACGCCCTGATAAAGACGATCCACAGGGACTGTCGAGTCCTGGAGAGTTTCAAAATCATGGATTACAGTTTGCTGCTGACGATACACAACTTGGACCAAGCCCAGAGGGAGAAGCTTGTAATG GAGCAGAGGTCGCGCACCAACCTCGAGGAGGTGCCCGAAGAGGGCACCCTGGCTGACCCCAGCGGCGCCATGATCCACAGCGAGCGGGAGCGCGAGCTGGACGACCGGATCGGCGCGGCCGCCCTCAACAGGAGCAGGTCCATCAACAGGCAAAGACTGGTCGCGCATTCCACCGCCATGGAGAGCATCCAGGCCGAGTCGGAGCCCATCGACGAAGACGAGGACGTGCC GCCCGGGGGGATACCCGCGCGGAACGCGAAAGGGGAACGACTGCTGTTGTTCATCGGTGTCATCGATATTTTGCAGAGTTACAGGTTGAAGAAGAAGCTGGAGCACACTTGGAAGTCGATGATCCACGACGGG GACACGGTGTCGGTCCACAGACCTAGTTTTTACGCGgcaaggtttcaaaaatttatggCCGAAAAAGTGTTCAAAAAGATCCCCTCTC TGGACTTGCCCGAGATAAAGGGCAATCATCGCAAGTTTCGCACACTGGTTACCAGCTACATAG CACTAAAGCATTCCCCGTCGAAGCGGAAATCGCTGTCGAGGCCCCTCAGACCCCACGAAGAGTTGGATAGTAATA CTACTGTGCAGGCGCAGGTGAATGCTAGCCAACAGAACGGAAGCAAAACCG TGAGCCCCACTGACACGATACCCGCCAAAATCTCGCCCCCGTCCTACCAGTATCCTTCTGTGACGGCGTCCGGGACGCCTCTCACCTCCCCTCCAGCCTCGTCGTATCCCGCTGTTCTCGTAGGACGGTCGAGTAACGAGAGTAAGCCCAAAGTGCCCCCGCCAGTACCTCCCAGAGGCACCCCCAAAGCTAAAAAGGGCAGCGTCAACGGGAAAG GTGTAGCGCCAAGCTGCTGCAGCACCCCTCCGCCGACCTTCGACGAAGTGCTCGAACAAAGAGCCTCCGTGCCCCTCGAAGGGGTTCCTTCTTCCACTCCGGCCAGAGTCAGGGTGGCTTCCCACCACCACGTCACCACGGTCAAGAATTACAGAGACGACGTAGTCAG CATAACCGACATCAAGCTGGAATCTCGTGCGGAGACGAAGTCGTCTCTGAGCGTGGAGTCGGGCAGTTCTGGGGCGGGCCACTCGAGCCACTCGAGGGGGCTGGCGTGGACGCCCCCGGCGTCCGTCGAGGGGTCGACGCCGACGTGGACAGAAGGTACGCCTTCATTTACTGAATCGTCAAGTAGTGGAGACATGG ACGCATCTTTAAGGAACAAGAGACGATAA
- the PIP5K59B gene encoding phosphatidylinositol 4-phosphate 5-kinase type-1 alpha isoform X2 → MASGDTIETIEVVEPSLTINMNNAKDPGGVHESLDESEDKDTATHRTPQDAGQKLSANVAKTKAEREKERERKIGHRRVGVGGEITYKKIQTSQIMGSIQLGIQHAVGGLASKPERDLLMQDFMTVETTNFPSEGSNHTPAHHFSEFKFKNYAPIAFRYFRDLFGIQPDDFLMSMCDSPLRELSNPGASGSIFYLTSDDEFIIKTVQHKEGEFLQKLLPGYYMNLNQNPRTLLPKFFGLYCYQCNSKNVRLVIMNNLLPSSVVMHQKYDLKGSTYKRKASKAESLKRSPTYKDLDFMEHHPEGILMEADTYNALIKTIHRDCRVLESFKIMDYSLLLTIHNLDQAQREKLEQRSRTNLEEVPEEGTLADPSGAMIHSERERELDDRIGAAALNRSRSINRQRLVAHSTAMESIQAESEPIDEDEDVPPGGIPARNAKGERLLLFIGVIDILQSYRLKKKLEHTWKSMIHDGDTVSVHRPSFYAARFQKFMAEKVFKKIPSLDLPEIKGNHRKFRTLVTSYIALKHSPSKRKSLSRPLRPHEELDSNTTVQAQVNASQQNGSKTVSPTDTIPAKISPPSYQYPSVTASGTPLTSPPASSYPAVLVGRSSNESKPKVPPPVPPRGTPKAKKGSVNGKGVAPSCCSTPPPTFDEVLEQRASVPLEGVPSSTPARVRVASHHHVTTVKNYRDDVVSITDIKLESRAETKSSLSVESGSSGAGHSSHSRGLAWTPPASVEGSTPTWTEGTPSFTESSSSGDMGCPTTPLRQSSNTSMKAGHHKQTVEHAINCLTSEMRVERRYFFMRWRKW, encoded by the exons CTCTTTAACAATAAATATGAACAATGCGAAGGACCCGGGAGGAGTACACGAGTCCCTCGACGAGAGTGAAG ATAAGGATACCGCCACACACAGAACACCCCAGGAT GCCGGCCAGAAACTGTCTGCAAATGTGGCGAAAACGAAAGCGGAAAGGGAGAAGGAGAGGGAGAGGAAGATCGGCCACCGGAGGGTGGGCGTGGGTGGAGAGATCACCTACAAGAAGATCCAGACTAGTCAAATTATGGGCTCCATACAGCTAG GTATTCAACATGCCGTCGGGGGTCTGGCGTCGAAGCCCGAGCGCGATCTGTTGATGCAAGACTTCATGACCGTCGAGACGACGAATTTTCCGAGCGAGGGCTCCAATCACACTCCGGCTCATCACTTTTCCGAGTTCAAATTTAAGAATTACGCCCCGATAGCTTTTAGATATTTTCGAGACTTGTTCGGAATACAGCCCGACGATTTTTTA ATGTCGATGTGTGATAGTCCTTTAAGAGAATTGTCCAACCCCGGAGCCAGCGGTTCGATATTTTACTTGACCAGCGACgatgaatttattattaagacTGTGCAACACAAGGAGGGGGAGTTTTTGCAGAAGTTATTGCCCG GTTACTATATGAATCTGAATCAAAATCCGAGGACGTTACTGCCGAAGTTCTTCGGCCTGTACTGTTATCAATGCAATAGCAAAAACGTAAGACTGGTAATTATGAATAATCTGTTGCCTAGTTCGGTAGTGATGCATCAAAAGTATGATCTCAAAGGGAGCACCTACAAGAGGAAG GCATCGAAGGCCGAGAGCTTGAAGCGCTCGCCGACTTACAAGGATCTGGACTTCATGGAACACCATCCCGAGGGGATCCTGATGGAAGCCGACACCTACAACGCCCTGATAAAGACGATCCACAGGGACTGTCGAGTCCTGGAGAGTTTCAAAATCATGGATTACAGTTTGCTGCTGACGATACACAACTTGGACCAAGCCCAGAGGGAGAAGCTT GAGCAGAGGTCGCGCACCAACCTCGAGGAGGTGCCCGAAGAGGGCACCCTGGCTGACCCCAGCGGCGCCATGATCCACAGCGAGCGGGAGCGCGAGCTGGACGACCGGATCGGCGCGGCCGCCCTCAACAGGAGCAGGTCCATCAACAGGCAAAGACTGGTCGCGCATTCCACCGCCATGGAGAGCATCCAGGCCGAGTCGGAGCCCATCGACGAAGACGAGGACGTGCC GCCCGGGGGGATACCCGCGCGGAACGCGAAAGGGGAACGACTGCTGTTGTTCATCGGTGTCATCGATATTTTGCAGAGTTACAGGTTGAAGAAGAAGCTGGAGCACACTTGGAAGTCGATGATCCACGACGGG GACACGGTGTCGGTCCACAGACCTAGTTTTTACGCGgcaaggtttcaaaaatttatggCCGAAAAAGTGTTCAAAAAGATCCCCTCTC TGGACTTGCCCGAGATAAAGGGCAATCATCGCAAGTTTCGCACACTGGTTACCAGCTACATAG CACTAAAGCATTCCCCGTCGAAGCGGAAATCGCTGTCGAGGCCCCTCAGACCCCACGAAGAGTTGGATAGTAATA CTACTGTGCAGGCGCAGGTGAATGCTAGCCAACAGAACGGAAGCAAAACCG TGAGCCCCACTGACACGATACCCGCCAAAATCTCGCCCCCGTCCTACCAGTATCCTTCTGTGACGGCGTCCGGGACGCCTCTCACCTCCCCTCCAGCCTCGTCGTATCCCGCTGTTCTCGTAGGACGGTCGAGTAACGAGAGTAAGCCCAAAGTGCCCCCGCCAGTACCTCCCAGAGGCACCCCCAAAGCTAAAAAGGGCAGCGTCAACGGGAAAG GTGTAGCGCCAAGCTGCTGCAGCACCCCTCCGCCGACCTTCGACGAAGTGCTCGAACAAAGAGCCTCCGTGCCCCTCGAAGGGGTTCCTTCTTCCACTCCGGCCAGAGTCAGGGTGGCTTCCCACCACCACGTCACCACGGTCAAGAATTACAGAGACGACGTAGTCAG CATAACCGACATCAAGCTGGAATCTCGTGCGGAGACGAAGTCGTCTCTGAGCGTGGAGTCGGGCAGTTCTGGGGCGGGCCACTCGAGCCACTCGAGGGGGCTGGCGTGGACGCCCCCGGCGTCCGTCGAGGGGTCGACGCCGACGTGGACAGAAGGTACGCCTTCATTTACTGAATCGTCAAGTAGTGGAGACATGG GATGCCCGACGACGCCGTTGCGTCAATCGTCGAACACATCGATGAAGGCCGGTCATCACAAGCAAACTGTGGAACACGCCATCAACTGCCTCACCTCCGAAATG CGAGTTGAGAGAAGGTATTTTTTTATGCGCTGGCGAAAGTGGTGA